The DNA window TCATGATGCACGAGAAGATGTTCGAGTCCCGACTCTTCTTCGTCGACAAGCTCATCACGATGGGCGCGAAGATCGTTCTGTGTGATCCGCACCGCGCGCTCGTTGCCGGGCCATCGGCGCTGCGCGGGGCGACTCTCGATTCGCCCGACATCCGCGCGGGAATGGCGCTGCTGATCGCCGCTCTCGGGGCGGAAGGCCAGAGCGTGATCAACAACGTCGGCCAGATCGAGCGCGGGTACGAGCGCATCGACGAGCGACTGGTCGCGCTCGGAGCAGGCGTGAGGCGTGTGGACGATCGCCGGAAATGACGGCGCCCGAAGAAACCGCGTCGGGAGAAGCTGAATCGGAAGCAGCGGCGCCTCTGAGAGAGGACGTTCCGGAGCTTCAAGCCATCGGCGTTCGCGCGTTCACGACGACGCGGCACGCCGGCACGTTCGGCCTCGCCGGACCCGACCCGGTTGGAGAAGTAATGTCACGCTGGATCGAGCTTCAGGACGAGCTATCGAGCAACGCGCGGCGCGTCGTGATCGGTCGGCAGGTTCACGGCAACCGGGTGCTCTCCCACGCCGGTGGATGGGAGGGCCTGCTTCGCACCGGCGAAGCCGATGGGCATCTCGCAACGGAGAAGGGAATCGCACTGACTGTTTCGATCGCCGACTGCATTCCGGTTTTTATTGCGCACGAGTCCGGCGCGGTGGCGCTACTCCACGTGGGATGGCGCGGCACCGCGGGACGAATCGTGGACAGCGGGCTGGCCGCGCTGGCGCGCCACAAGATTCCTCCGGATGAGCTGATGGTGCACCTCGGACCGGGTATCTGCGGGCGCTGCTACGAGGTGAGCGCCGACGTGCGAGCGGAGCTTACCGGCCAGCCTGCGAACCGCCCCGGAAATGTGGACCTCCGGGCGTTGCTTGCCGAACAGGCGCAGGAGGCGGGCGTGCAGAAGATCAGCGTCTCGCCATCCTGCACGCGCTGCGACAATGATCTGTTCTTCTCCCACCGCGCCGGTGATACCGGGCGTCAGCTCGGGGTTATCGTCGCTAGTCTCTGGTAGTCCTGCACTTGTGGGTTGCAGCATCTCACAGATCTTTCCGAACACGAGTATCGCGCAGGCGAGGTGAGCTTGACTCTATAGTGTCGAAAGTCTAGATTCATTCCTGTCACGCGACGATCGCCGCGGACGGAAATGTGGGGATGCCCCCCACATTTTTTTGTTTCATCGGGACATCTAGAAAATAGATGAGGGACGCGCTAGAAGACATTATCATTCATGAACTTACACCTCTCGGACTGGAGTTATTCGAGCTCCGGACGGGAGGCAGCAAGGGCCGCCCTGTCCTCGACGTTCGCGTCGATCACCAGGACGGCCGGGATGTCACTCTTGACGATTGTGCGCGCGCATCACGCGCGATCGAGGCAAGACTCGATTCGATGTCGTACGCCGGAACGAGATATGTGCTCGAAGTCTCGTCCCCAGGCCTCGAGCGGCCACTCAGAAACGCGGGTGACTGGCGAAGGTTTGTGGGACGCGATGCAGTGGTGACTCACGATGCGGTTGCCGATGGGCCGCCTGCCGGCTCTCGCGAAGTTCGGATCGCCGGCGTCGAAGGTGACACCGGGGCGGAAGTGATTGTGGTGGAAAGTGGTGCTGGTAATACGCTGCGAATACCGCTGGCGGCTGTAAGGAAGGCGCGCCTGGCGTTCAACTGGAATCGGTAAAGGAGCAAGAGATGGCTGGTTCACTGGAGATCTTGTCCGCGATCAAGGAGCTCACGAACTCGAAGCAGCTCGATCGCACCGAGCTGCACGGGCTGCTGTACGACGGAATTCATGCCGCACTCGCGAAAAAGCACGGCCCCAACGTGCAGGCGGAAGTCGACATCGACGAAGACAAGGGAACAATTCGCATCGTCCGGCTGCTGACGGTAGTCGACGAGGTCACCGATCCGGCGAAGGAAGTGTCGCTCGAGGAGGCTCGTTTCGAAGACGCCGAATTTCAGCTCGGGGACGTCATGGAAACGCCCGTCGATTTCGCCGAATTCGGCCGGATGGCTGTCCTTGCCGCAAAGCAGAGAATCATCCAGCGCGTGCGCGAAGGCGAGCGCTCGAAGATCAGAGACGAGTTCTCGAGCAGGGTTGGTGACCTTCTCTCCGGCGAAGTTCAGCAGATCGAGCGAGGAAAGCTCGTCATCATGCTCAACAAGTTCCGCGAGGCTGAGGCGATCATCCCTTACCGCGAGCAGAATCATCGCGAGCATTTCCATCAGGGCGATCCGATCCGCGCTGTTCTGAAGCGCGTCGAAGAGACTCCAAAGGGTCCGCGGCTGATGCTCAGCCGCGGCGATCCGATGTTCGTCAAGGCGCTGTTCAAGCTGGAGGTCCCGGAGATTCAGCAGGGCATCGTCGAGATTCGCGCCGCAGCACGCGAGGTCGGCAACCGCACCAAGATCGCCGTCTTCTCCCGCGACGACTCGGTCGATCCCGTTGGCGCTTGCGTCGGGCTCAAGGGGTCGCGAGTGCAGGCAGTGGTCAACGAGCTCGGAGGGGAGCGCATCGACATCGTACCGTGGTCCGCCGATCCCGAGCGGTTTGCGAAGCTCGCTCTTGCTCCCGCCCGTGTTGCTCGTGTCTTCAGCGACCCGGCGACAAAGACGATTCAGGCCGTAGTGGACGAGGATCAGCTCTCGCTGGCGATCGGCCGTAATGGACAGAACGTCAGGCTCGCGTCGGAGCTCACCGAGTGGAAGATCGAGCTGTACTCGAGTCGCGAGTGGATGGAGCGTGGAGCGGACACTCAGATCTTCGCCCCGCTGCCTGGAGAGGTCGAGGTCGTCGTCAATCCCCGGCTGTCGGAGATCGAGGGTCTGGAGCCGGCGACAGTCGCGGTTCTCGAGGAAGCCGGATACCGAACGCTGGACGATATCATCGACCTCGAGCGCGAAGATTTTCTCCGCCTTGCTGGAATCGCGCCCGAGGAGGCCGATCGGCTGATGACCATCATCGACGAGCTGACGACGGAAGATGGCAGCGACGCGCAGCCGGTCGAAGCGGCAGGTGGGGCTGCTGAGAGCGAGGCTTCGGAGGTGGCGGTTGTCGCAGGCGAGTCATCCGTCCCGACACCGGCCGGAGAAGCCGGCGATGCCGTGTCGGCAGGTGACGGAGCGGCTCCAGCCGCTCCTGCCGCGAAGACTTCGGGCAAGGGCAAAGTAAAGAGCGAGTGATGGATGCCGCGGCGCGTCGAAAAGTGCTTGGACTTGTCGGGCTCGGCATTCGTGCGCGGCGTGCCGTGGTAGGCGTGCAGCAGGTGCGCGATGCGGCGCGGCGAGGCAGGCTGAAGCTGGCGCTTGTTGCGAGCGACGCTTCGAGGAATAGTATGGATAAGGTTGTACCGCTCCTCACCGCGAGGGACGTTACAATCGTGCAGGGGTTCAGGTCGGAAGAGCTCGCCGCGTGCTGTGGACGCGAATCGGTCTCGGTGCTTGGTGTGCTCGATGCAGGATTGGCGCGCGGGATTCGTGAAGCCGCGCCCGAGTCGTTGATGAGTAGTGCCGGCGGCAGCGACAAGCCACCGGTCGTGAGGAATCAAGGAGGCAGGGTTTGAGCAAGCTTCGCGTTAACGACATGGCTGGTGAATTCGGCATATCCGTCGACGAGGTGGTAACACTCCTTCGTCAGATGGACGTGCCGGTTCGCACGCATGTGAGTCCGCTGACCGACGACCAGGTCGCGCGAATTCGTGCGCGCTGGGAGCGTGAGAAGCGCGCGCGTGCGACAGCGCCGCCCGCGGCACCCTCACGCCGCCGCCGTGGTGCCGCACCCGCAGCTGAAGCACCGCCGCCAGTCGTCGAGGCACCGGCCGAGCCGCCAACACGCCGCCGGCGCCGCGTCGTCGAGGCTCCAGCCGCTCCAGTAGAAGCGGTAACGGATCAAACCGTTCCTGCGGAGCCGCCCCTTCCAGGATCGGGCATTGTCGACAAGGCCGCTAAAGCGAGAGAGGCGGCAAAAGCCGCGGCAGCCCCCGAGCCGGCCGTCGTCGAGCACGCGGATGTTGTTGGAGATACTGGAGGAATTGAAGCCGCATCGAACGGTGCTGCGGCGGCGCCGCCTAGATCGGCACCGCCCCCGCCGTCACAGCCCTCGGCAGCGCCGAGCCAGTCGCAGCCGCCGCAAGCTCCCGGCGCCTCGGCAGCAGGCGGGGGAGCCACGGAACGCCAGCGTCCTCGCCCCGTCGTACCGGGAGCGCCACGTCCGCGTCCGGTCGCGACAGGAACGCCGTTCACTCCGCCGCGTCCCGTCGCATCCGCTGCGCCGGGCGCAAGCACCGGTTTCCCCGGCGCGCGGCGAGATGATCGCGGGATGCGTCCCGACGATCGGGGCGGGCGCCGCGGCAAGAAGGGCAAGCGCGGATCGGTGGATCAGGAAGCAGTGTCGTCGAGCATCTCGCGCACGATGTCGGCGCTGCGTGGGCCTGCGGCTGCCCGCCGGCCCGGCCAGCGCCGCGGGGACGACGCGATCTACCGCGAGGAGCTGGAAGCCGAGCGAATAGCAGCGGTCGAGCGCGAAAAGAAGACGGTTCGCGTCAATGAATTCATCACGGTGAGCGAGCTTGCCGGAATTCTGAAAGTGCCCGCGACCCAGATCGTCGGCTTTGCTTTCAAGAATCTGGGTCTGATGATCACCATCAACCAGCGTCTCGATTTCGATCAGATCGAGCTGATTGCGGGCGAGTTCGGATTCCAGGCCGTGCGCGAAGAGGAGTATGCCGCGGGTCTGGAGGAAGTCGAGACTGTCGAAGCCCCGGAGGATC is part of the Gemmatimonadaceae bacterium genome and encodes:
- a CDS encoding polyphenol oxidase family protein; translated protein: MTAPEETASGEAESEAAAPLREDVPELQAIGVRAFTTTRHAGTFGLAGPDPVGEVMSRWIELQDELSSNARRVVIGRQVHGNRVLSHAGGWEGLLRTGEADGHLATEKGIALTVSIADCIPVFIAHESGAVALLHVGWRGTAGRIVDSGLAALARHKIPPDELMVHLGPGICGRCYEVSADVRAELTGQPANRPGNVDLRALLAEQAQEAGVQKISVSPSCTRCDNDLFFSHRAGDTGRQLGVIVASLW
- the rimP gene encoding ribosome maturation factor RimP, which encodes MRDALEDIIIHELTPLGLELFELRTGGSKGRPVLDVRVDHQDGRDVTLDDCARASRAIEARLDSMSYAGTRYVLEVSSPGLERPLRNAGDWRRFVGRDAVVTHDAVADGPPAGSREVRIAGVEGDTGAEVIVVESGAGNTLRIPLAAVRKARLAFNWNR
- the nusA gene encoding transcription termination factor NusA, producing the protein MAGSLEILSAIKELTNSKQLDRTELHGLLYDGIHAALAKKHGPNVQAEVDIDEDKGTIRIVRLLTVVDEVTDPAKEVSLEEARFEDAEFQLGDVMETPVDFAEFGRMAVLAAKQRIIQRVREGERSKIRDEFSSRVGDLLSGEVQQIERGKLVIMLNKFREAEAIIPYREQNHREHFHQGDPIRAVLKRVEETPKGPRLMLSRGDPMFVKALFKLEVPEIQQGIVEIRAAAREVGNRTKIAVFSRDDSVDPVGACVGLKGSRVQAVVNELGGERIDIVPWSADPERFAKLALAPARVARVFSDPATKTIQAVVDEDQLSLAIGRNGQNVRLASELTEWKIELYSSREWMERGADTQIFAPLPGEVEVVVNPRLSEIEGLEPATVAVLEEAGYRTLDDIIDLEREDFLRLAGIAPEEADRLMTIIDELTTEDGSDAQPVEAAGGAAESEASEVAVVAGESSVPTPAGEAGDAVSAGDGAAPAAPAAKTSGKGKVKSE
- a CDS encoding ribosomal L7Ae/L30e/S12e/Gadd45 family protein codes for the protein MDAAARRKVLGLVGLGIRARRAVVGVQQVRDAARRGRLKLALVASDASRNSMDKVVPLLTARDVTIVQGFRSEELAACCGRESVSVLGVLDAGLARGIREAAPESLMSSAGGSDKPPVVRNQGGRV